The Nocardioides campestrisoli genome includes a window with the following:
- a CDS encoding FKBP-type peptidyl-prolyl cis-trans isomerase yields MQKPEVDPHMGDAPTDLEVTDLVEGDGAEAGAGNTVSVHYVGVAHSTGEEFDASYNRGAPLQFRLGIGQVIAGWDQGVQGMKVGGRRRLVIPPHLGYGDRGAPGAIAPGETLIFVVDLLEVR; encoded by the coding sequence ATGCAGAAGCCCGAGGTCGACCCGCACATGGGAGACGCCCCCACCGACCTGGAGGTCACCGACCTGGTCGAGGGCGACGGCGCCGAGGCCGGCGCCGGCAACACCGTCTCGGTCCACTACGTCGGGGTCGCCCACTCGACCGGCGAGGAGTTCGACGCCTCCTACAACCGCGGCGCCCCGCTGCAGTTCCGCCTGGGCATCGGCCAGGTCATCGCCGGGTGGGACCAGGGTGTCCAGGGCATGAAGGTCGGCGGCCGCCGCCGGCTCGTCATCCCGCCGCACCTGGGCTACGGCGACCGCGGAGCCCCCGGCGCCATCGCCCCCGGCGAGACGCTGATCTTCGTCGTGGACCTGCTCGAGGTCCGCTGA
- a CDS encoding DUF445 domain-containing protein, which produces MNDTVPSPRPLPIVTAAPEADAARRRGLRRMRTLAVSLLVFAAVVYVATLGQDGFWGFVNAGAEASMVGAIADWFAVTALFKHPLGLPVPHTALIPRRKDELGKSLEEFVGENFLQEDIIRDRVANAAVSARVGAWLAEPAHARRVVDEAAEVIAIGLAKVRDEHVADLVTEALVPRFRDEPIAPLAGTLLAEVVHDGTHHGLVDLGIEELHRWLVRNPETFTEVLSQRAPWWTPVRLNEAVTSRVHVEVVRWLEDIRDDPEHQARVALDSMLTQLAQDLQSDPATQQRAESLKERLLDHPQVSATAVSLWNSLRRAFLGSLRDPQGEVRARALRELEAFALRLREDAGLRERLDRGAADLAVFTVERYGAEITAVITHTVERWDGKEAARRIELHVGRDLQFIRINGTLVGGLVGVLIHTASVLLGH; this is translated from the coding sequence ATGAACGACACCGTGCCGAGTCCCCGCCCCCTGCCGATCGTCACGGCCGCCCCGGAGGCGGACGCGGCACGCCGCCGCGGCCTGCGCCGGATGCGGACGCTCGCCGTCTCGCTGCTGGTCTTCGCCGCCGTGGTCTACGTGGCCACGCTCGGGCAGGACGGGTTCTGGGGCTTCGTCAACGCCGGGGCGGAGGCGTCGATGGTGGGCGCGATCGCCGACTGGTTCGCCGTGACCGCGCTGTTCAAGCACCCGCTGGGGCTGCCGGTGCCGCACACGGCCTTGATCCCCAGGCGCAAGGACGAGCTGGGCAAGAGCCTGGAGGAGTTCGTGGGGGAGAACTTCCTCCAGGAGGACATCATCCGCGACCGGGTGGCCAACGCGGCCGTCTCCGCCCGGGTGGGCGCCTGGCTCGCGGAGCCGGCGCACGCGCGGCGGGTGGTCGACGAGGCCGCCGAGGTGATCGCCATCGGTCTGGCGAAGGTGCGCGACGAGCACGTGGCCGACCTGGTCACCGAGGCGTTGGTGCCCCGGTTCCGCGACGAGCCGATCGCGCCGCTGGCCGGCACCCTGCTGGCCGAGGTGGTGCACGACGGCACCCACCACGGGCTGGTGGACCTGGGGATCGAGGAGCTGCACCGCTGGCTGGTGCGCAACCCCGAGACGTTCACCGAGGTGCTCTCCCAGCGCGCCCCCTGGTGGACCCCGGTCCGGCTCAACGAGGCGGTCACCTCCCGGGTGCACGTGGAGGTGGTGCGCTGGCTGGAGGACATCCGCGACGACCCGGAGCACCAGGCACGGGTGGCGCTCGACTCGATGCTCACCCAGCTCGCCCAGGACCTGCAGTCCGACCCGGCGACGCAGCAGCGGGCGGAGTCGCTCAAGGAGCGGCTGCTGGACCACCCGCAGGTCAGCGCGACCGCGGTGTCGTTGTGGAACTCCCTGCGCCGCGCCTTCCTGGGCTCGTTGCGCGACCCCCAGGGCGAGGTGCGGGCACGGGCGCTGCGCGAGCTCGAGGCGTTCGCGCTGCGGCTGCGGGAGGACGCCGGGCTGCGGGAGCGGCTGGACCGCGGCGCCGCCGACCTGGCGGTCTTCACCGTCGAGCGGTACGGCGCGGAGATCACCGCGGTGATCACGCACACGGTCGAGCGCTGGGACGGCAAGGAGGCCGCGCGGCGGATCGAGCTGCACGTCGGGCGCGACCTGCAGTTCATCCGGATCAACGGCACCCTGGTCGGCGGCCTGGTCGGGGTGCTGATCCACACCGCGAGCGTGCTGCTGGGGCACTGA
- a CDS encoding catalase, with the protein MSKHDPVVPGVPAPEPPSLTEPTTPREPLPPKPDQRAPQVETATGRAVGEPTDRTQNGPWLTTSTGTRIRDTDHSLKAGERGPTLLQDHHLREKITHFDHERIPERVVHARGAAAHGYFEGYGTAETISMAGLFAKGKRTPVFTRFSTVLGSRGSADTVRDTRGFATKFYTDEGVWDLVANNMPVFFIQDGIKFPDIIHAAKPHPDREIPQAQSAHDTFWDFVSLHTEAQHHTMWNMSDRGIPRSYRMMEGFGVHTFRCINAEGGTSLVKFHWKPKLGVHSLTWEEAQMINGIDPDFHRRDLYDAIEAGAFPEWELGVQVFPDEPDQMFAGIDLLDPTKIVPEELAPVQPIGRLVLDANPTNFFAEVEQVAYHVGHVVPGIDFTDDPLLQTRLFSYVDTQLSRLGGPNFNQIPINRTHAPVNDMLRDGFHQHAVHAGVAPYKPNSLDGGCPFHAGADLSDEETRAFVDAAVTVAQAGKVRANPASYDDHFSQVRLFWRSMTPVEKEHIIRAYSFELGKCYEQAVKERQLQCLANIDPVLCQEVATALGLPAPEPTVPLEDPEPSPALSQVGQTWPADGRIVGILVDDADDLDEVARVRTAIHEAGMVAFLIGPHGGMIGGLPVQRTFATGRSVELDALLVARTPVPAPDALVARDEKAGAPTATADPRAVMLVQECLRHSKAVAAWGAGSDLLEQAGATGAAGVVVAESGEQALAELTGLMAAHRVWERFPAQVA; encoded by the coding sequence ATGAGCAAGCACGACCCTGTCGTTCCCGGCGTCCCCGCCCCGGAGCCGCCGTCCCTGACCGAGCCGACCACGCCGCGCGAGCCGTTGCCGCCCAAGCCCGACCAGCGGGCCCCGCAGGTGGAGACCGCGACCGGCCGCGCGGTGGGCGAGCCGACCGACCGCACCCAGAACGGTCCCTGGCTGACCACGTCGACCGGGACCCGGATCCGCGACACCGACCACTCCCTGAAGGCCGGGGAGCGCGGACCGACGCTGCTCCAGGACCACCACCTGCGGGAGAAGATCACCCACTTCGACCACGAGCGGATCCCCGAGCGCGTGGTGCACGCCCGCGGCGCCGCGGCGCACGGCTACTTCGAGGGCTACGGCACCGCGGAGACCATCTCCATGGCGGGGCTCTTCGCCAAGGGGAAGCGGACGCCGGTCTTCACCCGGTTCTCCACCGTGCTGGGCTCGCGCGGGTCGGCCGACACCGTCCGAGACACCCGCGGGTTCGCCACGAAGTTCTACACCGACGAGGGCGTGTGGGACCTGGTGGCCAACAACATGCCGGTCTTCTTCATCCAGGACGGCATCAAGTTCCCCGACATCATCCACGCCGCCAAGCCGCACCCGGACCGGGAGATCCCGCAGGCGCAGAGCGCCCACGACACCTTCTGGGACTTCGTCTCGCTGCACACCGAGGCGCAGCACCACACCATGTGGAACATGTCCGACCGGGGCATCCCGCGCTCGTACCGGATGATGGAGGGCTTCGGCGTCCACACGTTCCGGTGCATCAACGCCGAGGGGGGCACCTCCCTGGTCAAGTTCCACTGGAAGCCGAAGCTCGGCGTGCACTCCCTGACCTGGGAGGAGGCGCAGATGATCAACGGCATCGACCCCGACTTCCACCGTCGCGACCTCTACGACGCGATCGAGGCCGGCGCCTTCCCCGAGTGGGAGCTCGGCGTGCAGGTCTTCCCCGACGAGCCCGACCAGATGTTCGCCGGCATCGACCTGCTGGACCCGACCAAGATCGTCCCCGAGGAGCTGGCCCCGGTGCAGCCGATCGGCCGGCTGGTGCTCGACGCCAACCCGACGAACTTCTTCGCCGAGGTCGAGCAGGTGGCCTACCACGTGGGCCACGTGGTCCCCGGGATCGACTTCACCGACGACCCGCTGCTGCAGACCCGGCTGTTCTCCTACGTCGACACGCAGCTCTCGCGGCTCGGCGGGCCGAACTTCAACCAGATCCCGATCAACCGCACCCACGCGCCGGTCAACGACATGCTGCGTGACGGTTTCCACCAGCACGCGGTGCACGCCGGGGTTGCGCCGTACAAGCCGAACTCGCTGGACGGCGGCTGCCCGTTCCACGCGGGCGCCGACCTCTCCGACGAGGAGACCCGGGCGTTCGTCGACGCGGCGGTCACCGTGGCGCAGGCGGGCAAGGTCCGGGCCAACCCGGCGTCGTACGACGACCACTTCAGCCAGGTGCGGCTCTTCTGGCGGTCGATGACGCCGGTGGAGAAGGAGCACATCATCCGGGCCTACTCCTTCGAGCTCGGCAAGTGCTACGAGCAGGCGGTCAAGGAGCGCCAGCTGCAGTGCCTGGCCAACATCGACCCGGTGCTGTGCCAGGAGGTGGCCACCGCGCTCGGACTTCCTGCGCCCGAGCCCACCGTGCCGCTGGAGGACCCGGAGCCGAGCCCGGCGCTGTCGCAGGTCGGCCAGACCTGGCCGGCCGACGGCCGGATCGTCGGGATCCTGGTCGACGACGCGGACGACCTCGACGAGGTCGCGCGGGTCCGCACGGCCATCCACGAGGCCGGCATGGTGGCCTTCCTGATCGGCCCGCACGGCGGGATGATCGGGGGCCTTCCGGTGCAGCGCACGTTCGCCACCGGACGCTCGGTCGAGCTCGACGCGCTCCTGGTGGCACGCACCCCGGTGCCTGCGCCGGACGCGCTGGTCGCCCGGGACGAGAAGGCCGGGGCTCCGACGGCGACGGCGGACCCCCGGGCCGTGATGCTGGTCCAGGAGTGCCTGCGGCACTCCAAGGCGGTCGCCGCCTGGGGCGCCGGCAGCGACCTGCTGGAGCAGGCCGGCGCCACCGGTGCTGCTGGTGTGGTCGTGGCCGAGAGCGGCGAGCAGGCCCTGGCCGAGCTCACCGGGCTGATGGCCGCGCACCGGGTCTGGGAGCGGTTCCCCGCCCAGGTCGCCTGA
- a CDS encoding adenylyltransferase/cytidyltransferase family protein, whose product MARTVVTFGTFDVFHLGHLRVLERAAALGDRLVVGVSADALNERKKGRVPVFSQAERLAIVSALKVVDEVFVEESLEQKREYLLEHGADVLVMGDDWAGRFDDLSDICEVVYLPRTPAISTTAIIEHIADL is encoded by the coding sequence ATGGCTCGCACCGTCGTCACCTTCGGCACGTTCGACGTGTTCCACCTCGGCCACCTCCGGGTCCTCGAACGTGCTGCCGCGCTGGGCGACCGGCTGGTCGTGGGTGTCTCGGCCGACGCCCTCAACGAGCGCAAGAAGGGCCGGGTCCCGGTCTTCAGCCAGGCCGAGCGCCTGGCCATCGTGTCGGCGCTCAAGGTCGTCGACGAGGTCTTCGTCGAGGAGAGCCTGGAGCAGAAGCGCGAGTACCTGCTCGAGCACGGCGCCGACGTGCTGGTGATGGGCGACGACTGGGCCGGCAGGTTCGACGACCTGTCCGACATCTGCGAGGTCGTCTACCTCCCCCGGACCCCGGCCATCTCCACCACCGCGATCATCGAGCACATCGCCGACCTGTGA
- a CDS encoding MXAN_6640 family putative metalloprotease — MRRPAAAFLAALPLLLTGFVTAPAQGALPGEAVDVVDMVDVVDGTADGEGDAAGDGPPPELAEAQELLLADAGENTPDGNAPQAPDVREDAADVTMVLRDLFLARPGMDREDRRLATRLLARPTVPGTDTWASYDPEQPTAQRCNARICVTYVTGGNDRATPAWADQTLAAVDEAWTGQVDRMGYPAPASDGTAGGDARFDVYLANISDQGLYGYCVPEGRVPGQPGKSSSYCVLDNDMVGFSDTPSASLHVTAVHEFFHAVQFNVDVREDRWWMEATATWMEEVLADSVNDNRQFLSAGQLGRPGVSLDSYSADQAMYGNWIFVQRLAQSLGQDSIRQIWTRLDSAGRDEYSVQGIRRYLASRNRSWGKFYARFVESNLSPRRYYDEGRAYRKAPLGRKLRIQPGRPTRKVSVRVPHLAAHTVQLRAGRALHPRARLHLRVEAAKGRAADPVARVLVHKTDGGLRRFDVRLDRSGRGSRTVGLQRGRIRKIVVVLSNTSTRYRGCGGPSAWACGGKAVDDDQRFTLTAVARPAAVVRPA; from the coding sequence TTGCGCCGACCCGCCGCCGCGTTCCTCGCTGCCCTGCCGCTCCTGCTGACCGGGTTCGTGACCGCTCCCGCGCAGGGCGCCCTCCCGGGCGAGGCGGTGGACGTGGTGGACATGGTGGACGTGGTGGACGGGACAGCCGACGGGGAGGGCGACGCAGCAGGGGACGGCCCTCCGCCGGAGCTCGCCGAGGCCCAGGAGCTGCTGCTCGCCGACGCCGGGGAGAACACCCCGGACGGCAACGCCCCCCAGGCCCCGGACGTACGGGAGGACGCCGCCGACGTCACGATGGTGCTGCGCGACCTGTTCCTGGCCCGCCCGGGGATGGATCGCGAGGACCGCCGGCTCGCGACCCGCCTGCTCGCCCGACCCACGGTGCCCGGCACCGACACCTGGGCCTCGTACGACCCGGAGCAGCCCACCGCCCAGCGCTGCAACGCCCGGATCTGCGTCACCTACGTGACCGGGGGCAACGACCGGGCCACGCCTGCCTGGGCCGACCAGACGCTGGCCGCCGTCGACGAGGCCTGGACCGGTCAGGTGGACCGGATGGGCTACCCCGCGCCCGCCTCGGACGGCACCGCCGGCGGCGACGCCCGGTTCGACGTCTACCTGGCCAACATCTCCGACCAGGGGCTGTACGGCTACTGCGTGCCGGAGGGCCGGGTGCCCGGGCAGCCGGGCAAGTCATCCTCGTACTGCGTGCTCGACAACGACATGGTCGGCTTCTCCGACACCCCGTCGGCGAGCCTGCACGTCACCGCGGTGCACGAGTTCTTCCACGCCGTGCAGTTCAACGTCGACGTCCGCGAGGACCGCTGGTGGATGGAGGCGACCGCCACCTGGATGGAGGAGGTGCTCGCCGACTCGGTCAACGACAACCGGCAGTTCCTCAGCGCCGGGCAGCTGGGCCGCCCCGGGGTCTCGCTCGACAGCTACTCCGCAGACCAGGCCATGTACGGCAACTGGATCTTCGTCCAGCGACTCGCCCAGTCGCTGGGGCAGGACTCGATCAGGCAGATCTGGACCCGCCTGGACTCCGCGGGTCGCGACGAGTACTCGGTCCAGGGGATCCGTCGCTACCTGGCCAGCCGGAACCGGAGCTGGGGGAAGTTCTACGCCCGGTTCGTGGAGTCCAACCTCTCCCCGCGGCGGTACTACGACGAGGGCCGCGCCTATCGCAAGGCCCCGCTGGGCCGCAAGCTGCGGATCCAGCCGGGTCGTCCCACCCGGAAGGTCTCGGTCCGGGTCCCCCACCTGGCCGCGCACACCGTCCAGCTCCGCGCCGGTCGGGCTCTGCACCCCCGCGCCCGGCTCCACCTCCGGGTCGAGGCGGCCAAGGGGCGCGCCGCCGACCCGGTCGCCCGGGTGCTGGTGCACAAGACGGACGGCGGGCTGAGGCGCTTCGACGTCCGGCTCGACCGCTCGGGGCGGGGCTCGCGCACGGTCGGCCTCCAGCGCGGCCGGATCCGCAAGATCGTGGTGGTGCTCAGCAACACCTCCACCCGCTACCGCGGGTGCGGTGGCCCGAGCGCCTGGGCCTGCGGCGGCAAGGCCGTCGACGACGACCAGCGGTTCACCCTGACGGCCGTGGCGCGGCCAGCCGCTGTGGTCCGTCCGGCCTGA
- the hisN gene encoding histidinol-phosphatase, producing the protein MSPHGNATPDYTDDLRLAHLLADDADSLTESRFKALDLHVMSKPDLTPVTDADRAVEEGIRRTLSRVRSRDAVLGEEQGSSGHSQRRWIVDPIDGTKNFVRGVPVWATLIALEVDGRVVLGVVSAPQLQRRWWASEGNGAWTGRSLMKATRCEVSDVRRLEDASLSYSSLSGWEDRGRLDDFLSLSRRCWRTRAYGDFWSYMLLAEGAVDLAAEPELEIYDMAALDIIVREAGGRFTSLAGDDGPFGGNAVASNGHLHEAALAFLGTSPDDETDPDARPSGNGSVHELRRRPPS; encoded by the coding sequence ATGTCCCCCCACGGCAACGCCACCCCGGACTACACCGACGACCTCCGTCTGGCCCACCTGCTGGCCGACGACGCGGACTCGCTGACCGAGTCCCGGTTCAAGGCGTTGGACCTGCACGTGATGAGCAAGCCCGACCTGACCCCGGTCACCGACGCCGACCGCGCGGTCGAGGAGGGCATCCGCCGCACGCTGTCGCGCGTCCGGTCCCGGGACGCGGTCCTCGGCGAGGAGCAGGGCTCCAGCGGGCACAGCCAGCGCCGGTGGATCGTGGACCCGATCGACGGCACCAAGAACTTCGTCCGCGGCGTCCCGGTCTGGGCCACCCTGATCGCCCTGGAGGTCGACGGCCGGGTGGTGCTGGGCGTGGTCTCGGCGCCGCAGCTCCAGCGCCGCTGGTGGGCCTCGGAGGGCAACGGCGCGTGGACCGGTCGCTCCCTGATGAAGGCCACCCGGTGCGAGGTCTCCGACGTACGCCGGCTCGAGGACGCCTCCCTGTCCTACAGCTCGCTGTCGGGCTGGGAGGACCGCGGCCGGCTCGACGACTTCCTCTCCCTGTCCCGACGCTGCTGGCGGACCCGGGCGTACGGCGACTTCTGGTCCTACATGCTGCTCGCCGAGGGTGCCGTCGACCTGGCCGCGGAGCCCGAGCTGGAGATCTACGACATGGCGGCGCTGGACATCATCGTGCGCGAGGCGGGCGGCCGGTTCACCTCCCTGGCCGGCGACGACGGCCCCTTCGGTGGCAACGCCGTGGCCTCCAACGGCCACCTGCACGAGGCCGCGCTGGCCTTCCTCGGCACCTCGCCCGACGACGAGACCGACCCCGACGCGCGCCCCTCCGGCAACGGCTCGGTGCACGAGCTGCGGCGCCGCCCGCCGTCCTGA
- the aroA gene encoding 3-phosphoshikimate 1-carboxyvinyltransferase, whose translation MTSQPLRDVDPWPAPRVRRPVDLTVSLPGSKSLTNRALVLAALADGPSVVRRALRSRDTLLMAEALRALGTRVETDGDDWQVSPAAPLVAGAQVDCGLAGTVMRFVPPVAALAQGDTTFDGDAHMRNRPVGTVLEALRALGVGVEDAGRGSLPFTVRGKGSVPGGRVVLDASASSQFVSALLLAGARYAEGVEVVHEGKPVPSLPHIEMTVQMLRQHGVEVDDGEADRWRVRPGAIRAVDHTIEPDLSNAAPFLALAAVSGGRVMVRDWPRRTTQAGDALRQILTLMGCRVQLTDAGLVVEGTGVLHGVDLDLHDVGELAPAVAALCALADSPSHLRGIAHIRGHETDRIAALATELAALGADVVEREDGLSLTPAPLHGGVFHTYADHRMAHAGVILGAAVDGVQVEDVATTSKTFPDFAAFWSGLW comes from the coding sequence GTGACCTCGCAGCCGCTCCGCGACGTGGACCCCTGGCCCGCGCCCCGTGTCCGTCGCCCGGTGGACCTCACCGTCTCGCTGCCCGGAAGCAAGTCGCTGACCAACCGCGCGCTGGTGCTGGCCGCGCTCGCCGACGGTCCCAGCGTGGTGCGCCGCGCGCTCCGCTCGCGCGACACCCTGCTGATGGCCGAGGCGCTGCGCGCGCTCGGCACCCGAGTGGAGACCGACGGCGACGACTGGCAGGTGAGCCCCGCCGCCCCCCTGGTGGCCGGCGCCCAGGTCGACTGCGGGCTGGCGGGCACCGTGATGAGGTTCGTGCCCCCGGTGGCCGCCCTGGCCCAGGGGGACACGACGTTCGACGGTGACGCCCACATGCGCAACCGCCCGGTCGGCACGGTGCTGGAGGCGCTGCGCGCCCTCGGCGTCGGGGTCGAGGACGCGGGACGCGGCTCGCTCCCCTTCACCGTGCGCGGGAAGGGCTCGGTGCCGGGCGGCCGGGTGGTGCTCGACGCGTCGGCCTCCTCGCAGTTCGTCTCGGCCCTGCTGCTCGCCGGTGCCCGCTACGCCGAGGGCGTGGAGGTGGTGCACGAGGGCAAGCCGGTGCCCTCCCTGCCGCACATCGAGATGACGGTCCAGATGCTGCGCCAGCACGGGGTCGAGGTCGACGACGGCGAGGCGGACCGGTGGCGGGTGCGGCCAGGGGCCATCCGCGCCGTCGACCACACCATCGAGCCGGACCTGTCCAACGCGGCGCCCTTCCTGGCCCTGGCCGCGGTCTCCGGCGGGAGGGTGATGGTCCGCGACTGGCCACGCCGGACCACCCAGGCCGGGGACGCGCTGCGCCAGATCCTCACCCTGATGGGGTGCCGGGTCCAGCTCACCGACGCCGGTCTGGTGGTGGAGGGCACGGGCGTCCTGCACGGGGTCGACCTGGACCTGCACGACGTGGGCGAGCTGGCCCCCGCGGTCGCGGCGCTCTGCGCGCTCGCCGACTCCCCCTCGCACCTGCGCGGGATCGCGCACATCCGCGGTCACGAGACGGACCGGATCGCCGCGCTGGCCACCGAGCTCGCGGCCCTGGGGGCCGACGTGGTGGAGCGCGAGGACGGTCTCTCCCTCACCCCGGCTCCGCTGCACGGCGGGGTCTTCCACACCTACGCCGACCACCGGATGGCGCACGCCGGGGTGATCCTCGGGGCCGCGGTCGACGGCGTGCAGGTCGAGGACGTGGCCACCACGAGCAAGACCTTCCCCGACTTCGCCGCCTTCTGGTCGGGCCTGTGGTGA
- a CDS encoding CBS domain-containing protein, with product MRISDVLNGKSIKEVITVPPDAPVRDLVDLLTEHNVGALVVSHDGQALDGIVSERDVVRRLASDPDLLTHSVRTIMTTDVHTCETTQSLEDLMLLMTQRRIRHVPVVEDGGLVGIISIGDVVKNRIQELEFERDQLDSYVHQS from the coding sequence ATGCGCATCAGCGACGTACTCAACGGCAAGTCGATCAAGGAAGTCATCACCGTCCCGCCCGACGCACCGGTACGCGACCTGGTGGACCTGCTGACCGAGCACAACGTCGGCGCCCTCGTGGTCAGCCACGACGGCCAGGCGCTGGACGGCATCGTCAGCGAGCGGGACGTGGTGCGGCGGCTCGCCTCCGACCCCGACCTGCTCACGCACAGCGTGCGGACGATCATGACCACCGACGTGCACACCTGCGAGACCACCCAGTCGCTGGAGGACCTGATGCTGCTGATGACCCAGCGGCGGATCCGCCACGTGCCCGTGGTCGAGGACGGAGGACTGGTCGGCATCATCAGCATCGGGGACGTGGTGAAGAATCGGATCCAGGAGCTGGAGTTCGAGAGAGACCAGCTCGACAGCTACGTCCACCAGAGCTGA
- the rsgA gene encoding ribosome small subunit-dependent GTPase A: MSRRYDETDHEHYERPRRRTRPRTKERPSYDDAVDGVVVTVDRGRFTLLIEDRTVMAMKSRPLGRKGVVVGDRVRVVGDVSGRDGSLARIVEVIPRTTTLRRTADDDDPVERVIVSNADQLVVVTALADPEPRPRLIDRALVAAYDAGMAPLLCLTKADLADPEVLLSTYRSLGVPWVVTSRGGDLSELRDRLRGRTSVLVGHSGVGKSTLVNALVPDAHRLVGHVNAVTGRGRHTSTSAYLLPLPHGEGWIIDTPGIRSFGLAHVRPERLIEAFPDLDEMTEGCPRGCTHGAGEPECGLDEALAAGEAEPERVDSFRRLLAAREGHGADPGGSTAAGE, from the coding sequence ATGAGCCGCCGCTACGACGAGACCGACCACGAGCACTACGAGCGTCCGCGGCGCCGTACCCGGCCCCGGACCAAGGAACGGCCCTCCTACGACGACGCGGTCGACGGCGTGGTGGTCACCGTGGACCGCGGCCGGTTCACCCTGCTCATCGAGGACCGCACGGTGATGGCGATGAAGTCGCGGCCGCTGGGCCGCAAGGGCGTCGTGGTGGGCGACCGGGTCCGGGTGGTGGGCGACGTCAGCGGCCGCGACGGCTCGCTGGCGCGGATCGTGGAGGTGATCCCGCGCACGACCACGCTGCGGCGTACCGCGGACGACGACGACCCGGTCGAGCGGGTGATCGTCTCCAACGCCGACCAGCTGGTGGTGGTCACCGCCCTGGCCGACCCCGAGCCCCGGCCGCGACTGATCGACCGGGCGCTGGTGGCGGCGTACGACGCCGGCATGGCCCCGCTGCTGTGCCTGACCAAGGCCGACCTCGCCGACCCGGAGGTCCTGCTCTCCACCTACCGCTCGCTGGGCGTGCCGTGGGTGGTCACCTCCCGCGGGGGCGATCTGAGCGAGCTGCGCGACCGGCTGCGCGGCCGCACCAGTGTCCTGGTGGGCCACAGCGGCGTGGGCAAGTCGACCCTGGTCAACGCCCTCGTGCCCGACGCCCACCGCCTGGTGGGGCACGTCAACGCCGTCACCGGCCGGGGCCGGCACACCTCGACCTCGGCCTACCTGCTGCCGCTGCCGCACGGGGAGGGCTGGATCATCGACACCCCGGGCATCCGCTCCTTCGGCCTGGCCCACGTCCGCCCCGAGCGGTTGATCGAGGCGTTCCCGGACCTGGACGAGATGACCGAGGGCTGCCCGCGCGGCTGCACGCACGGCGCCGGGGAGCCCGAGTGCGGGCTGGACGAGGCACTGGCCGCCGGCGAGGCCGAGCCCGAGCGGGTCGACTCCTTCCGCCGGCTGCTGGCGGCCCGGGAGGGCCACGGAGCCGACCCTGGCGGATCGACGGCGGCGGGGGAATAG